From a single Cyclobacterium marinum DSM 745 genomic region:
- the pheS gene encoding phenylalanine--tRNA ligase subunit alpha, with the protein MHSEKINQIKAELAAAKADSPEELEAFRMRFISKKSIIGALFAEMRNIPNDQKKAFGQEVNEVKNLAEEKFKELIAQSESGSQQKRVLDQDLTLPPTAWPVGGIHPLTAVRQRIVTIFERIGFNLSEGPEIEDDWHNFTALNFPENHPAREMQDTFFIEKNPDIALRTHTSSVQVRVMENENPPIRTLSPGRVFRNEAISARAHCIFHQVEGLYVDENVSFSDLKQTLYHFAKEMFGKQTQVRFRPSYFPFTEPSAEIDISCQLCGGKGCNICKGSGWVEIGGSGMVDPNVLKNCGIDPEKYTGFAFGMGIERIAMLKYQINDLRLFTENDIRFLNQFRGLL; encoded by the coding sequence ATGCATAGTGAAAAAATAAACCAGATTAAAGCTGAATTAGCAGCAGCCAAAGCCGATTCTCCAGAAGAATTAGAAGCATTTAGAATGAGGTTTATAAGTAAAAAGAGCATTATAGGTGCCCTTTTTGCTGAAATGAGGAATATACCGAATGATCAGAAAAAAGCATTTGGCCAGGAAGTCAATGAAGTAAAAAACTTGGCTGAAGAAAAATTTAAGGAATTGATCGCCCAATCTGAAAGTGGTAGCCAACAGAAAAGAGTACTTGATCAGGACCTTACCTTGCCACCCACGGCTTGGCCTGTTGGAGGAATTCATCCATTAACAGCCGTAAGGCAAAGAATTGTAACCATTTTTGAAAGGATAGGCTTCAACCTTTCTGAGGGACCTGAAATTGAGGACGACTGGCACAATTTCACCGCATTAAACTTCCCGGAAAATCATCCGGCACGTGAAATGCAGGATACGTTTTTTATTGAAAAAAACCCTGATATCGCATTAAGAACCCATACCTCATCTGTACAGGTAAGGGTAATGGAAAATGAAAACCCTCCTATTCGTACCCTGTCACCAGGCCGTGTATTCAGAAATGAGGCAATTTCCGCTAGAGCGCACTGTATATTTCATCAGGTGGAAGGTTTGTATGTGGATGAAAATGTCAGTTTCTCGGATTTGAAGCAGACCTTATATCATTTCGCAAAAGAGATGTTTGGGAAACAAACCCAGGTAAGGTTCAGACCTTCCTATTTCCCTTTTACGGAACCTAGTGCAGAAATTGATATTTCCTGTCAACTATGTGGCGGCAAAGGTTGCAATATTTGCAAAGGCAGTGGTTGGGTAGAAATTGGTGGTTCCGGTATGGTGGACCCCAATGTGCTTAAAAACTGTGGAATTGACCCTGAAAAATATACCGGATTTGCCTTTGGTATGGGTATAGAGCGAATTGCCATGTTGAAGTATCAAATCAATGACCTTAGGCTATTCACCGAAAATGACATTAGGTTTTTAAATCAATTTAGAGGATTATTATAA